CCACCTTATAATTTCAGGTCTTATAGTGTTTCACATGGTCAACATCCACAAACCAATATGGATCTTGTTGTTGCTGGCAATTATAGAAATTTTGACTTCAAGAAAGGAAAGTCAACTACAAAATCTTGGAGCTTTAATGATCCTGAGTTTCAGAGAAAGAAGAGGGTTGCAAGCTATAAAGTCTACTCTGTTGAAGGAAAAGTCAAAGGATCTTTTAGGAAGAGTTTCAAATGGCTTAAAAATAAGTACACAAATGCTGTTTATGGATGGTGGTAGGGTACACAAATATTTTTTATGCTTGATCTATGTCTGCTGATAATTCATGTATGTTGTATTGTTTCTccatttcttttttctttttgctGATCAATTATCAATTATGTTATATAAAAGTAAATAGAAATGTTAGTTGGAAATAGATATATTTGTATGCTTGAGTACCAATTGCATATCTTGAGTGGTTTCAGGGTTTGCTATATGAAACTTGAAAGTCATCTTGTGTAATACTATAGGggtgattgcacaattatttgattCTTAATTAAAAAAGATAAATTAATCTAAACAAAATGCTAACTCTTGTACAATATACTAACCAAAGAATGCAACAAGTATGTTTTGGCGTGCACAAATATTACCATTTCAGTTTGAcaagattgttttttttttttttcttcaagatTTTAAGCTTGAGAATTTGGACATTCAGTTGGTGAGTATATTTGTTAGAGATTTAAATTGCATTTCTTAGAAATGAGATTTAGGGGTTTTTAATCTGCCCAAATTAACCAGAAAAATGATTGGAAATGGTTATAAGAAAACCCGATTAGATCA
This genomic window from Rutidosis leptorrhynchoides isolate AG116_Rl617_1_P2 chromosome 2, CSIRO_AGI_Rlap_v1, whole genome shotgun sequence contains:
- the LOC139887789 gene encoding uncharacterized protein, with protein sequence MGDYRSRSYSYSDEGDMQIQRYYGGVEPKPKRSNFDNNPPYNFRSYSVSHGQHPQTNMDLVVAGNYRNFDFKKGKSTTKSWSFNDPEFQRKKRVASYKVYSVEGKVKGSFRKSFKWLKNKYTNAVYGWW